The Streptomyces sp. JB150 genomic interval AGATGGCGCAGGGCCTCGTCGGAGGGGCGGACGCGGCCGGACTCCAGGGTGGAGATGTAGGCGGGGGTGTAGGCGGGCTCCGCCAGCTGCCGCTGGGTGAGTCCGCGTTCCCGCCGCAGCTGCTGCACCCTGCGCCCGATGGTCTCCGGGTCGTCGCGTTCCGCCGTCGCCATGCGCACATGATGCCAGCGTCAACTGGCGGGCCCGGTCTTCCCGTTGAAGTCCGCACCCCCTAGCTTGGAGGAAGATAACCGGGGAAGTTAAGCCCGCTTAATCCTCCGCTGTTGCTGCCGCCGTCTGCTGCGAGGTTGCCGTGCCCGGACGCCCTTTCGCCCACCCCGGCCGTCCTTCCCCGCGGTGTGCCAGAGCGCTCGCCGCCGCCGTCCTCGCCGTCACGGCCCTGGTCGCCGCGGCGAACACCGGCCCGGCGCGGGCGACGGAACCGGCGTGCGGGACGGTGGCGGAACGCACGGCGGCGTCCGCCCGCTAGCGCGGCCTGTCCTGTCCGTGGCCTCCGCCACGACCATGCCGTCCGTGATCCGCGGACAGGTGCAGCCGGGGGCGGCGGGAGGTGGTTCCGGAGCTCGCGCAGGCGCCGGTGGACCGACTGCTCGGTCATGCCCCCGGCGGAGGCCGGAAGGCGCCCCGTGCCTGGGGGAACAGCCGTTTCGCGGCCCCCCGGCCGGGTAGTCGGGCGTCGTTTCCCGGCGGCTGGAGGAGGGAGTGACCGTGCGGCCCAGGCAGGAGCGGGACGGAGCATGGGCCGCCGACGTGATCGCGGAATCGGTGCGGGGCGTCGGCGCCGGGGAACTGCCGCGCCGGCTGTGCCAGGTCGCGACCCGGCTGCTGCCCGTGGACGGCGCCGGCGTCTCGCTGGCCGGCGAGGGGATGCCCGTACCGCTGAGCGCCGGGGACGACCGGGCCGCCGAGCTGATGGAGATCCAGGCGTCGCTGGGGGAGGGGCCCTGCCTGGAGGCGGCCCGCACCGGCGCGCCGGTCCTCGTCGACGACCTGGCCACGCGGGCCGCCGCCGGCCGCTGGCCCGTCTTCGCCCAGCAGGCCACCGCGGCGGGGGTGCGGGCCGTGTACGCGCTGCCGCTGGGCGACGGCGCCGGCTGCGTCGGCACCCTCGACCTGTACCGCGAGACCCCCGGCGTCCTCACCGCGCCCGAGCAGCACATCGCGCACCTCATGGCGCGGGTGGTGACCGCCGCGCTGATGTACCTGCCGAGCGAGGACGAGTACGGCTACCGCGCGGACGGCACCTGGCTCTCCGACCTGGCCGACGGGCACGACCGGGTCTTCCAGGCGGTCGGCATGATCATGGCCCGGCTCGGCATCGGCGCCGACGAGGCCCTGGCCCGCCTGCGCGCCCGCGCCTTCGCGCACGGCCGTACGGTCCTGGACCTGGCACACGACGTGGTGGCCCGGCGAGAGCCGTTCGACCGCGAGTGAGCCCCGACGGGGCCGTCGGTACCGACGGCCCCGGCATCGGGATGCCCCGGCGGCCGGATGCTTCGGTGACGGGATGTTCCGGCGGCCGGGCTCTTCGGCGACGGATGCTTCGGCGACCGGATGCTCCTGCGACCGGGCGCTTCGGCAACGGAATTCCGGCGGCCGGATGTGCCGGCAACGGGATGTTCCGGCGACCGGACGCTCCGGCAACGGGATGCTCCGGCGACCGGACGCTGCGGGCACTGGAGGCTCGGTCGCCGAAGGCTCGGGTACGGGGGCCCGAAGCTCCGGGTGCCGGAGGCCCGGTCGCCGAAGGCTCGGGTACGGGAGGTCCCGAAGCTCCGGGTGCCGGAGGCCCGGTCGCCGAAGGCTCGGGTACGGGAGGTCCCGAAGCTCCGGGCATCGGACGCTCCGGGCATCGGAAACCCACCCCCGGACGCCGGGGCCCAGGG includes:
- a CDS encoding GAF and ANTAR domain-containing protein, whose amino-acid sequence is MRPRQERDGAWAADVIAESVRGVGAGELPRRLCQVATRLLPVDGAGVSLAGEGMPVPLSAGDDRAAELMEIQASLGEGPCLEAARTGAPVLVDDLATRAAAGRWPVFAQQATAAGVRAVYALPLGDGAGCVGTLDLYRETPGVLTAPEQHIAHLMARVVTAALMYLPSEDEYGYRADGTWLSDLADGHDRVFQAVGMIMARLGIGADEALARLRARAFAHGRTVLDLAHDVVARREPFDRE